Part of the Candidatus Aminicenantes bacterium genome, CAAGACCAGGTCGGATGCCTGTCGGGGTTTTGCGGCAGCCTGATCAGTACGCATCTCTCTCCCCGGTTCCCTTCCGATTGCGCTCCGGGTATTCGCGTTTATCCCTGACTCCCGGTTTTGCGCCCATGAACACGGTTGACGTCAATTGCCCTGTTGCTCGAATATACGCGTCCAGACTCCCCGGCTGCTGTACAGGAGATCGGTCGCCTTTTTCCAACCACCCAGATAGCGAATATCAAATAACCGCGGCGGCCGGGGAAAGACGGTTGCGAACTCTGCCGCCACGTCGGCATTCACGGAACGAAAACCATAACGGGCAAAAGCGCGCTGGGCTTCAGCCGAATGTAGAAATTGAACAAACGCTTCGGCCACCTCGCGGTTGCCGTGTCGCTCTACGTTCGCGTCCACTACCGCAATGGGATTCTCGATCAGAATGGTCTCATCCGGAACGATGATTGAAAACTCTTTTCCCTGTTTCTGACGAAGCAAGGCTTCGTTCTCATATGTGAGAAGAACGTCTCCAACTCCGGTTTCAAAGGTGGTCACCGATGCGCGACCGGACTTGCTCATGACCCGGACCCGCGACTGCACCGCGGCCAGAAAATTGCCTGCGGCCAAGGGATCGGCCGATCCCGTCTCTATCTCGGTCCTCTTGAGCTCGGATCCGTAAATGGCATTGACCACCCACATGGCGCCTCCCGAGGTTCTGGGACTGGGATAGATTACATCCACATCTTCTCGGGTCAGGTCCTCCCAGCCTTGTATATTCTTGGGATTTCCCGGGCGGGCCATCATCACCACAATGGATCGGGTGATGAATCCCCGGTGTTGGGCCTCCTGC contains:
- a CDS encoding sulfate ABC transporter substrate-binding protein, whose product is MRIFRRLVCLGLLGLLAGCGGHTDTVSDTLTLGAYTVPKEVYQRELIPRFQQLWKQKTGRDLHVQQSYMASGAQSRAIVQGFEADIAALSLEADIERLRDARLITHDWQEAQHRGFITRSIVVMMARPGNPKNIQGWEDLTREDVDVIYPSPRTSGGAMWVVNAIYGSELKRTEIETGSADPLAAGNFLAAVQSRVRVMSKSGRASVTTFETGVGDVLLTYENEALLRQKQGKEFSIIVPDETILIENPIAVVDANVERHGNREVAEAFVQFLHSAEAQRAFARYGFRSVNADVAAEFATVFPRPPRLFDIRYLGGWKKATDLLYSSRGVWTRIFEQQGN